From Desulfuromonas soudanensis, the proteins below share one genomic window:
- a CDS encoding NAD(P)H-dependent glycerol-3-phosphate dehydrogenase encodes MNIGVIGAGSWGTTLANLLAKKGYSVTLWAYEEDLVARMREGGENDLYLPGIKLSANLAFTHDLPEAATAKDLLLLVPPSQLMRRVMKQASPHIAPQTLLVSASKGIETETLLPMSSVLAEILPRELVQNLTFLSGPSFAREVAGEMPTAVVAAASEPSVAQRVQDVFSTDYFRVYTNEDIIGVELGGALKNVMALAAGVSDGLGFGYNTRAALITRGLAEMTRIGMALGANPATFAGLAGMGDLVLTCTGDLSRNRTVGIELGRGRPLKDILEGMKMVAEGVQTTESTYHLAKKLGVEAPITEQMYKILYENKGALRAVNDLMLRELKPEGK; translated from the coding sequence TGCTGGCCAAAAAGGGGTATTCGGTCACCCTCTGGGCCTACGAGGAGGATCTGGTCGCCCGCATGCGGGAAGGGGGGGAAAACGACCTCTATCTCCCCGGGATCAAGCTCTCCGCCAACCTCGCCTTCACCCATGACCTGCCTGAGGCGGCCACCGCCAAGGATCTCCTGCTCCTGGTCCCACCGTCCCAGTTAATGCGACGGGTCATGAAACAGGCGTCACCCCACATCGCCCCGCAAACCCTTTTGGTCTCGGCCTCCAAGGGGATCGAGACTGAAACACTGCTGCCGATGAGCTCCGTCCTTGCCGAGATTCTGCCGCGGGAGCTGGTGCAGAATCTGACCTTCCTTTCCGGCCCGTCCTTCGCCCGCGAAGTCGCCGGGGAAATGCCGACGGCGGTCGTCGCCGCCGCCAGTGAGCCCTCGGTGGCGCAACGCGTTCAGGACGTTTTCAGCACCGACTATTTCCGCGTTTATACCAACGAGGACATCATCGGCGTCGAGCTCGGAGGGGCATTGAAAAACGTCATGGCCCTGGCCGCCGGCGTCTCCGACGGCCTTGGATTCGGCTATAATACCAGGGCAGCCCTCATCACCCGCGGCCTCGCCGAAATGACCCGGATCGGAATGGCCCTGGGAGCGAACCCGGCAACCTTTGCCGGTCTGGCGGGAATGGGCGACCTGGTGCTGACCTGTACCGGCGACCTTTCCCGGAACCGTACCGTGGGAATCGAACTGGGGCGCGGCCGACCTCTCAAGGATATCCTCGAAGGGATGAAAATGGTCGCCGAAGGGGTCCAGACGACGGAGTCGACTTACCACCTGGCCAAAAAACTCGGGGTCGAAGCACCGATTACCGAGCAGATGTACAAGATTCTTTATGAGAACAAGGGGGCGCTTCGGGCCGTCAACGATCTGATGTTGCGCGAGCTCAAGCCCGAAGGGAAATAG
- a CDS encoding peptidylprolyl isomerase produces MLQRLIIASGMFFLLGISPLWAAERLIIETNKGNITVELDAERAPESVKNFLAYVDAGFYEGTVFHRVIKDFMIQGGGFDTDLKMKKGRSAIRNEAGNGLKNLRGTLAMARTNVVDSATSQFFINLKDNKFLDHRDETAQGFGYAVFGRVVEGMDVVDRIGTSPTRSMNALFSDLPADQVVITAVRRLKE; encoded by the coding sequence ATGCTGCAACGACTGATAATTGCTTCCGGAATGTTTTTTTTACTGGGGATCTCCCCCCTGTGGGCCGCAGAAAGGCTCATTATCGAGACCAATAAAGGGAATATCACCGTGGAGCTCGACGCGGAGAGGGCTCCGGAGAGCGTGAAAAATTTCCTCGCCTATGTCGATGCCGGATTCTATGAGGGGACGGTCTTTCACCGGGTCATCAAGGATTTCATGATCCAGGGAGGGGGTTTCGATACCGATCTGAAAATGAAGAAGGGGCGTTCGGCCATCAGGAACGAGGCGGGCAACGGCCTGAAGAACCTTCGGGGGACCCTCGCCATGGCCCGCACCAACGTGGTCGACAGCGCCACCAGTCAGTTTTTCATCAACCTCAAGGACAACAAATTCCTCGACCATCGCGACGAGACGGCGCAGGGGTTTGGTTATGCGGTTTTCGGCCGGGTAGTGGAAGGGATGGATGTCGTCGACCGGATCGGGACCTCGCCGACCCGAAGCATGAACGCTCTCTTTTCCGACCTTCCCGCAGACCAGGTTGTCATCACTGCCGTCAGGCGTCTCAAGGAATAG